The following are encoded in a window of Chionomys nivalis chromosome X, mChiNiv1.1, whole genome shotgun sequence genomic DNA:
- the LOC130867528 gene encoding spindlin-2-like, which translates to MDPGTSTQYFWTTEAQGEPADAAAGHEFCDKFAKTETANLTKKTPAQRRQRSRSSSLRQRNIVGRRISHKWKEGDGPITHWRGTVLDQVPINPPLYLVKYDGIDCVYGLELYQDERVLSLKVLSDRVKPSPVPDPNLADSIIGKAVEHIFEGEHGSKDKYRGMVLAQAPILNAWFYITYANDPILYMYELLDDYKEGNLLILPEYNEIPRPDLNLIFKDGLIGKIVEYTQDDGSKRTGKVIGKVEAKPSVYLMKFNDDFHIHVYDLVKNV; encoded by the coding sequence ATGGACCCAGGCACCAGCACCCAGTATTTCTGGACCACTGAGGCCCAAGGGGAACCCGCAGATGCAGCTGCTGGACATGAGTTCTGTGACAAGTTCGCCAAGACCGAGACTGCAAATTTGACCAAGAAAACACCTGCGCAGAGGAGGCAGCGGAGCAGATCTTCATCCCTGCGCCAAAGGAACATCGTGGGCCGCAGAATCTCTCACAAGTGGAAGGAAGGGGATGGGCCTATCACCCATTGGAGAGGAACGGTTCTCGATCAGGTTCCTATAAATCCCCCTCTCTATCTGGTGAAATATGATGGAATAGACTGCGTCTATGGATTGGAACTTTACCAAGATGAAAGAGTGTTGTCCCTTAAAGTGCTCTCTGATAGAGTAAAACCATCCCCAGTCCCTGATCCTAACCTTGCTGATTCCATAATTGGCAAAGCGGTGGAGCACATATTTGAGGGTGAGCATGGCTCAAAAGATAAATATAGGGGGATGGTTTTGGCCCAAGCTCCTATACTTAATGCCTGGTTTTACATTACCTATGCAAATGATCCCATCTTATACATGTACGAGCTTCTGGATGATTATAAAGAGGGCAACCTTCTTATCCTGCCAGAGTACAATGAGATTCCTCGACCAGATTTAAACCTGATATTTAAGGATGGTCTGATAGGCAAGATTGTGGAATATACCCAAGACGACGGTTCCAAAAGGACCGGCAAGGTGATTGGCAAGGTAGAAGCCAAACCATCGGTGTACTTGATGAAATTTAACGATGATTTTCATATCCATGTCTATGACTTAGTGAAAAATGTCTAA